A window of Bombyx mori chromosome 2, ASM3026992v2 contains these coding sequences:
- the LOC101743956 gene encoding acyl-CoA-binding domain-containing protein 5 isoform X2, whose product MSLEEKFNAAVNVIRSLPKSGSYQPSNELMLRFYSYYKQATEGPCDKPKPGFWDVVNRAKWESWNKLGNMTANEAMQAYVEELHKIVETMSYSSDVASFLSVDDDDQEFPNSDLELVAGDVLARVRSAHNTPAGSRSASGASSPAAQRTRHDSEDEYIDTLDSEPEATTQHRSVRLGNGHAHQITSQLTHLKVLEQLPGTLARLEADVAALRKAVEGDRRILDQVSGGWRWPWQELSPPTLAVLLLWPLLLYRLARRNRSALQ is encoded by the exons GGTCGTATCAGCCCAGCAACGAGCTTATGCTCCGCTTCTACAGCTATTACAAGCAGGCCACGGAGGGACCCTGCGATAAACCGAAACCTGGCTTCTGGGACGTGGTAAACAG AGCGAAATGGGAATCGTGGAACAAGCTCGGTAACATGACTGCAAACGAAGCTATGCAAGCGTACGTCGAGGAATTACACAAA ATAGTCGAAACGATGTCGTACAGTTCGGACGTCGCCTCGTTCCTGTCCGTCGACGACGACGACCAGGAGTTTCCCAACAGCGACCTGGAGCTCGTGGCGGGGGACGTGCTCGCGAGGGTCCGCTCGGCGCACAACACGCCAGCCG GTTCGCGGTCGGCGAGTGGCGCGTCCTCACCGGCGGCGCAACGCACGCGACACGACTCCGAAGACGAGTACATCGACACACTCGAT AGCGAGCCCGAAGCGACGACCCAGCACCGAAGCGTCCGTCTCGGCAATGGGCACGCGCACCAGATCACCTCGCAGCTGACCC ATTTGAAGGTCCTAGAGCAGTTGCCCGGGACACTGGCGCGGCTTGAGGCCGACGTGGCCGCGCTCAGGAAGGCCGTCGAGGGGGACCGAAGGATATTGGAC CAAGTTTCAGGCGGCTGGCGTTGGCCGTGGCAGGAGCTGAGCCCCCCCACATTGGCAGTGTTATTGTTATGGCCGTTGCTTCTGTACCGGCTCGCCAGACGCAACAGAAGCGCCCTGCAATG A
- the LOC101743956 gene encoding acyl-CoA-binding domain-containing protein 5 isoform X1, producing MSLEEKFNAAVNVIRSLPKSGSYQPSNELMLRFYSYYKQATEGPCDKPKPGFWDVVNRAKWESWNKLGNMTANEAMQAYVEELHKIVETMSYSSDVASFLSVDDDDQEFPNSDLELVAGDVLARVRSAHNTPAGSRSASGASSPAAQRTRHDSEDEYIDTLDVSVSEPEATTQHRSVRLGNGHAHQITSQLTHLKVLEQLPGTLARLEADVAALRKAVEGDRRILDQVSGGWRWPWQELSPPTLAVLLLWPLLLYRLARRNRSALQ from the exons GGTCGTATCAGCCCAGCAACGAGCTTATGCTCCGCTTCTACAGCTATTACAAGCAGGCCACGGAGGGACCCTGCGATAAACCGAAACCTGGCTTCTGGGACGTGGTAAACAG AGCGAAATGGGAATCGTGGAACAAGCTCGGTAACATGACTGCAAACGAAGCTATGCAAGCGTACGTCGAGGAATTACACAAA ATAGTCGAAACGATGTCGTACAGTTCGGACGTCGCCTCGTTCCTGTCCGTCGACGACGACGACCAGGAGTTTCCCAACAGCGACCTGGAGCTCGTGGCGGGGGACGTGCTCGCGAGGGTCCGCTCGGCGCACAACACGCCAGCCG GTTCGCGGTCGGCGAGTGGCGCGTCCTCACCGGCGGCGCAACGCACGCGACACGACTCCGAAGACGAGTACATCGACACACTCGATGTTAGTGTT AGCGAGCCCGAAGCGACGACCCAGCACCGAAGCGTCCGTCTCGGCAATGGGCACGCGCACCAGATCACCTCGCAGCTGACCC ATTTGAAGGTCCTAGAGCAGTTGCCCGGGACACTGGCGCGGCTTGAGGCCGACGTGGCCGCGCTCAGGAAGGCCGTCGAGGGGGACCGAAGGATATTGGAC CAAGTTTCAGGCGGCTGGCGTTGGCCGTGGCAGGAGCTGAGCCCCCCCACATTGGCAGTGTTATTGTTATGGCCGTTGCTTCTGTACCGGCTCGCCAGACGCAACAGAAGCGCCCTGCAATG A
- the LOC101744534 gene encoding probable serine/threonine-protein kinase DDB_G0278901 isoform X1, which yields MGQKVIPILKCIVLFLFIFTAKVLTSNKHDSQEVRNSFHLLKAQNYIRTFTKYHHRRNIHKNNDINNFWLMQDRHTYMGKRDLENLDYKDIETVINEPLSEIISSGRWFGKKDKIRKRSVTKPNEFGRLNDMNSNELVSGNIPVLSQFAADSVSKHTSSIDHKISSQSKEVIIKNEIPSYIKNTNVKNAIVVTDPPTTMGPTISCIYKMQNVFHSATLSYDDDTNAQTMTVNDVYRERPITDMKLETGETVRVEHCTHTRDVCYTFWHMQDQGNITILGQGCWRSAETARGISTCDKCMRAPKRLPGSKFCCCTKSYCNSDFLSLKEETVTISAESTMNTASQQPSYSSLVASSSLALVAILVMAIVVKTFYCKRINIDKGELSDGTDVEKGDIMGNCPDSLSTGLLCVDNLTLIEHIGQGKFGSVWRGSLGSTPVAVKLYSSSSAWQKETAIYALPHLSHPNLLRYYGSETRPTLTEGGGREHLVVLELCVGTLRAKLQAQTLSWLEFATLAHGIAAALAHLHTPSKCFGNKPCVVHRDVNSNNVLIASNGTARLADLGLAQVLQPRREHTAPNRITEAGTLRYLAPEALEGALDLSGARAALCAVDVYALGLVLWELLWRTAPAHSGPTPCYMLPYQHLGLPANPTLHHMQTLVSRKKARPPVPRGPGLAQCTAADTCDECCDHDAEARLTAVCVEERMAELKQILQAQGPLIHDNNLHPNSETSPPSPADQDKNSNCTALRHGCDVTTPLLYPHPHMGRNACIERNTHTSTQQYVTLIHKSLKDISDPSDAIRLENIDDNCLSVARGSPRVAVPENSGPNVTRSHQRPLDYVQNDVSHHDVDRGPKQTNLLQETRTEKTGWGIRKFFEKFNKNKMDTEVKLAPEGQRTRISVVNDKNNYNRPSNLVLSQDPNLIYEAPCLSPPNRTLSPNMMADATFKEIPSHNDSHIYAVIVPKVQPDVSGIKSKNGSSSESLKQSVGTSASSQSVYRNNSESGDWTLKNRLSRDNKPGSNSSSRASINLELQFIEGANPAASPFELNSDCSGSEDEQLLLLSENGGSRITMQTVSKDPKYQNDVLKESQKKTVTFNKNHNRYSNFDNEVSDPNDKENVANGYSGDNPAYLPAPPNAAAPAPRKPTVRRQRSLEQVSDIFSTVSDVKLVKPAGRVKTPGDLPVALRKARRDRALQKGRESANRLSLYDDSVMLGNTL from the exons ATGGGGCAAAAAGTTATACCCATACTAAAATGTATAGttttatttctgtttattttcACCGCGAAAGTTTTGACGTCGAACAAGCATGATTCCCAGGAGGTTAGAAACAGCTTTCATCTATTGAAAGCACAGAATTATATAAGGACATTTACGAAATATCACCATAGAAGAAATATACACAAgaataatgatataaataactTCTGGCTGATGCAAGACCGCCATACATACATGGGGAAAAGAGACCTAGAAAATTTAGACTATAAAGATATTGAAACAGTGATTAATGAGCCACTCAGTGAAATTATTTCTAGTGGGAGATGGTTTGGAAAGAAAGATAAAATAAGAAAGAGAAGTGTAACAAAACCGAACGAATTTGGAAGATTGAATGATATGAATTCGAATGAATTGGTTTCGGGCAATATACCAGTTTTGAGTCAGTTTGCAGCTGACTCTGTCAGTAAACACACCAGTTCTATAGATCATAAAATTTCAAGCCAGTCAAAGgaagttataataaaaaatgaaatacctAGTTACATTAAGAATACGAATGTGAAAAATGCTATCGTTGTTACCGATCCACCAACCACAATGGGACCTACAATATCATGTATATACAAAATGCAGAATGTGTTCCACAGTGCTACCCTGTCTTACGATGATGACACGAACGCTCAAACTATGACAGTGAATGATGTTTATA GAGAGAGGCCAATAACAGATATGAAACTTGAAACCGGTGAAACAGTAAGAGTTGAACACTGTACACATACACGAGATGTTTGCTACACATTCTGGCATATGCAGGATCAAGGAAATATTACAATACTTGGACAAG GTTGCTGGAGATCAGCTGAAACAGCAAGGGGCATTAGCACATGTGACAAGTGCATGCGTGCCCCCAAACGATTGCCGGGTTCTAAATTCTGCTGTTGTACCAAAAGTTATTGCAACAGTGATTTCT TATCACTCAAAGAGGAGACGGTGACGATATCTGCCGAGTCTACAATGAACACAGCATCTCAGCAGCCGAGCTATTCCAGCCTCGTCGCTTCGTCATCCCTAGCCCTAGTCGCGATACTTGTGATGGCGATAGTCGTTAAGACGTTTTATTGCAAACGCATCAACATCGATAAGGGGGAGCTTAGTGACGGAACTGATGTCGAGAAAG GTGATATAATGGGCAACTGCCCCGATTCGCTGTCCACGGGACTACTGTGTGTCGACAATCTGACGCTTATCGAACATATAG GTCAAGGTAAATTCGGTTCAGTGTGGCGCGGTTCATTGGGCTCGACGCCAGTTGCTGTCAAACTGTATTCCAGCTCTAGCGCCTGGCAGAAGGAGACGGCTATATACGCGTTACCTCACCTGTCTCATCCAAATCTACTCAGATATTACG GCAGCGAAACAAGACCCACTCTGACTGAGGGTGGCGGGAGGGAACATCTAGTCGTTCTAGAGCTTTGTGTGGGAACTTTGAGGGCGAAGCTTCAGGCTCAGACGTTAAGCTGGTTGGAGTTCGCTACTCTGGCTCACGGGATAGCCGCCGCACTGGCACACCTACATACACCAAGTAAGTGTT TCGGGAACAAACCTTGCGTGGTCCATCGCGACGTGAACAGCAACAACGTGCTCATAGCGAGCAACGGCACCGCCAGACTCGCCGACCTGGGTCTGGCCCAAGTCTTGCAGCCCAGGAGAGAGCACACAGCTCCAAACAGGATCACTGAG GCCGGTACCCTTCGATATCTCGCGCCCGAAGCCCTAGAAGGCGCGCTGGACCTCAGCGGAGCCCGGGCGGCCTTGTGCGCCGTCGACGTGTACGCCCTCGGGCTCGTCCTCTGGGAGCTGCTGTGGAGAACCGCCCCGGCCCACAGCGGGCCCACGCCCTGCTACATGCTGCCCTACCAGCATCTGGGGCTGCCGGCCAATCCCACGCTGCATCACATGCAG ACGCTGGTGTCCCGCAAGAAGGCCCGGCCTCCGGTGCCGCGCGGGCCGGGGCTCGCGCAGTGCACGGCCGCCGACACGTGCGACGAGTGCTGCGACCACGATGCGGAGGCCAG GTTGACCGCGGTGTGCGTTGAGGAACGCATGGCCGAACTGAAGCAGATACTGCAAGCCCAGGGACCTCTGATACACGATAACAACTTGCATCCGAATTCgg AGACGAGCCCGCCCTCGCCAGCCGATCAGGACAAGAACTCCAACTGCACGGCGTTACGTCACGGTTGTGACGTCACGACCCCGCTGCTCTACCCGCACCCGCACATGGGCCGCAACGCGTGCATCGAACGCAACACGCACACGAGCACGCAGCAATACGTGACGCTCATACACAAGAGCCTGAAGGACATATCCGACCCGAGCGACGCCATCCGACTCGAGAACATAGACGACAATTGCTTGTCTGTGGCCAGGGGCTCGCCCAGGGTTGCCGTACCGGAAAATTCGGGGCCGAACGTGACCAGGTCACACCAGCGCCCGCTAGATTACGTTCAGAACGACGTGAGCCACCACGACGTCGACCGGGGACCGAAGCAAACCAATTTACTGCAGGAGACAAGAACCGAGAAAACCGGATGGGGCATCAGGAAGTTCTTCGAGAAGTTCAACAAGAACAAAATGGATACGGAAGTGAAGCTCGCACCGGAAGGCCAGAGAACGAGGATATCCGTAGTTAACGACAAGAACAACTACAACAGACCCAGCAACTTGGTCCTGAGCCAAGACCCGAATCTTATATACGAAGCGCCCTGCCTCTCGCCGCCAAATCGAACCCTGTCCCCTAACATGATGGCGGACGCGACCTTCAAGGAGATACCCTCGCACAACGACAGTCATATTTACGCGGTCATCGTGCCGAAAGTCCAACCGGACGTAAGCGGTATCAAGAGCAAGAACGGTAGCAGTTCGGAGAGTTTGAAACAGTCCGTAGGCACATCCGCCTCATCCCAGAGCGTTTACAGGAACAACTCTGAATCCGGGGATTGGACGCTCAAGAATCGACTGAGCCGCGACAACAAGCCCGGCTCTAACAGCTCATCCAGGGCCAGTATCAATTTGGAGTTGCAGTTCATAGAGGGTGCGAACCCTGCGGCCAGTCCCTTCGAGTTGAACTCGGATTGTTCTGGAAGTGAAGACGAGCAGCTGCTGCTTTTGTCCGAGAACGGGGGCTCGAGGATCACGATGCAGACGGTCAGCAAAGACCCCAAGTACCAG AACGACGTGCTGAAGGAGAGCCAAAAGAAAACGGTGACCTTCAACAAGAACCACAACCGCTACTCGAACTTCGACAACGAGGTCAGCGACCCCAACGATAAAGAGAATGTAGCGAATGGCTACAGCGGAGACAACCCCGCCTACCTGCCCGCCCCCCCCAACGCCGCCGCCCCCGCGCCCCGCAAGCCCACCGTGCGCCGCCAGCGCTCGCTCGAGCAG GTAAGCGACATCTTCAGCACGGTGAGCGACGTTAAACTAGTGAAGCCGGCGGGCCGGGTCAAGACCCCCGGCGACCTTCCCGTGGCCCTGCGCAAGGCCAGGCGCGACCGAGCCCTTCAGAAGGGCCGGGAGAGCGCCAACAGACTGAGCCTGTACGACGACAGCGTCATGCTGGGGAACACCCTGTAG
- the LOC101744534 gene encoding probable serine/threonine-protein kinase DDB_G0278901 isoform X2 translates to MGQKVIPILKCIVLFLFIFTAKVLTSNKHDSQEVRNSFHLLKAQNYIRTFTKYHHRRNIHKNNDINNFWLMQDRHTYMGKRDLENLDYKDIETVINEPLSEIISSGRWFGKKDKIRKRSVTKPNEFGRLNDMNSNELVSGNIPVLSQFAADSVSKHTSSIDHKISSQSKEVIIKNEIPSYIKNTNVKNAIVVTDPPTTMGPTISCIYKMQNVFHSATLSYDDDTNAQTMTVNDVYRERPITDMKLETGETVRVEHCTHTRDVCYTFWHMQDQGNITILGQGCWRSAETARGISTCDKCMRAPKRLPGSKFCCCTKSYCNSDFLSLKEETVTISAESTMNTASQQPSYSSLVASSSLALVAILVMAIVVKTFYCKRINIDKGELSDGTDVEKGDIMGNCPDSLSTGLLCVDNLTLIEHIGQGKFGSVWRGSLGSTPVAVKLYSSSSAWQKETAIYALPHLSHPNLLRYYGSETRPTLTEGGGREHLVVLELCVGTLRAKLQAQTLSWLEFATLAHGIAAALAHLHTPIGNKPCVVHRDVNSNNVLIASNGTARLADLGLAQVLQPRREHTAPNRITEAGTLRYLAPEALEGALDLSGARAALCAVDVYALGLVLWELLWRTAPAHSGPTPCYMLPYQHLGLPANPTLHHMQTLVSRKKARPPVPRGPGLAQCTAADTCDECCDHDAEARLTAVCVEERMAELKQILQAQGPLIHDNNLHPNSETSPPSPADQDKNSNCTALRHGCDVTTPLLYPHPHMGRNACIERNTHTSTQQYVTLIHKSLKDISDPSDAIRLENIDDNCLSVARGSPRVAVPENSGPNVTRSHQRPLDYVQNDVSHHDVDRGPKQTNLLQETRTEKTGWGIRKFFEKFNKNKMDTEVKLAPEGQRTRISVVNDKNNYNRPSNLVLSQDPNLIYEAPCLSPPNRTLSPNMMADATFKEIPSHNDSHIYAVIVPKVQPDVSGIKSKNGSSSESLKQSVGTSASSQSVYRNNSESGDWTLKNRLSRDNKPGSNSSSRASINLELQFIEGANPAASPFELNSDCSGSEDEQLLLLSENGGSRITMQTVSKDPKYQNDVLKESQKKTVTFNKNHNRYSNFDNEVSDPNDKENVANGYSGDNPAYLPAPPNAAAPAPRKPTVRRQRSLEQVSDIFSTVSDVKLVKPAGRVKTPGDLPVALRKARRDRALQKGRESANRLSLYDDSVMLGNTL, encoded by the exons ATGGGGCAAAAAGTTATACCCATACTAAAATGTATAGttttatttctgtttattttcACCGCGAAAGTTTTGACGTCGAACAAGCATGATTCCCAGGAGGTTAGAAACAGCTTTCATCTATTGAAAGCACAGAATTATATAAGGACATTTACGAAATATCACCATAGAAGAAATATACACAAgaataatgatataaataactTCTGGCTGATGCAAGACCGCCATACATACATGGGGAAAAGAGACCTAGAAAATTTAGACTATAAAGATATTGAAACAGTGATTAATGAGCCACTCAGTGAAATTATTTCTAGTGGGAGATGGTTTGGAAAGAAAGATAAAATAAGAAAGAGAAGTGTAACAAAACCGAACGAATTTGGAAGATTGAATGATATGAATTCGAATGAATTGGTTTCGGGCAATATACCAGTTTTGAGTCAGTTTGCAGCTGACTCTGTCAGTAAACACACCAGTTCTATAGATCATAAAATTTCAAGCCAGTCAAAGgaagttataataaaaaatgaaatacctAGTTACATTAAGAATACGAATGTGAAAAATGCTATCGTTGTTACCGATCCACCAACCACAATGGGACCTACAATATCATGTATATACAAAATGCAGAATGTGTTCCACAGTGCTACCCTGTCTTACGATGATGACACGAACGCTCAAACTATGACAGTGAATGATGTTTATA GAGAGAGGCCAATAACAGATATGAAACTTGAAACCGGTGAAACAGTAAGAGTTGAACACTGTACACATACACGAGATGTTTGCTACACATTCTGGCATATGCAGGATCAAGGAAATATTACAATACTTGGACAAG GTTGCTGGAGATCAGCTGAAACAGCAAGGGGCATTAGCACATGTGACAAGTGCATGCGTGCCCCCAAACGATTGCCGGGTTCTAAATTCTGCTGTTGTACCAAAAGTTATTGCAACAGTGATTTCT TATCACTCAAAGAGGAGACGGTGACGATATCTGCCGAGTCTACAATGAACACAGCATCTCAGCAGCCGAGCTATTCCAGCCTCGTCGCTTCGTCATCCCTAGCCCTAGTCGCGATACTTGTGATGGCGATAGTCGTTAAGACGTTTTATTGCAAACGCATCAACATCGATAAGGGGGAGCTTAGTGACGGAACTGATGTCGAGAAAG GTGATATAATGGGCAACTGCCCCGATTCGCTGTCCACGGGACTACTGTGTGTCGACAATCTGACGCTTATCGAACATATAG GTCAAGGTAAATTCGGTTCAGTGTGGCGCGGTTCATTGGGCTCGACGCCAGTTGCTGTCAAACTGTATTCCAGCTCTAGCGCCTGGCAGAAGGAGACGGCTATATACGCGTTACCTCACCTGTCTCATCCAAATCTACTCAGATATTACG GCAGCGAAACAAGACCCACTCTGACTGAGGGTGGCGGGAGGGAACATCTAGTCGTTCTAGAGCTTTGTGTGGGAACTTTGAGGGCGAAGCTTCAGGCTCAGACGTTAAGCTGGTTGGAGTTCGCTACTCTGGCTCACGGGATAGCCGCCGCACTGGCACACCTACATACACCAA TCGGGAACAAACCTTGCGTGGTCCATCGCGACGTGAACAGCAACAACGTGCTCATAGCGAGCAACGGCACCGCCAGACTCGCCGACCTGGGTCTGGCCCAAGTCTTGCAGCCCAGGAGAGAGCACACAGCTCCAAACAGGATCACTGAG GCCGGTACCCTTCGATATCTCGCGCCCGAAGCCCTAGAAGGCGCGCTGGACCTCAGCGGAGCCCGGGCGGCCTTGTGCGCCGTCGACGTGTACGCCCTCGGGCTCGTCCTCTGGGAGCTGCTGTGGAGAACCGCCCCGGCCCACAGCGGGCCCACGCCCTGCTACATGCTGCCCTACCAGCATCTGGGGCTGCCGGCCAATCCCACGCTGCATCACATGCAG ACGCTGGTGTCCCGCAAGAAGGCCCGGCCTCCGGTGCCGCGCGGGCCGGGGCTCGCGCAGTGCACGGCCGCCGACACGTGCGACGAGTGCTGCGACCACGATGCGGAGGCCAG GTTGACCGCGGTGTGCGTTGAGGAACGCATGGCCGAACTGAAGCAGATACTGCAAGCCCAGGGACCTCTGATACACGATAACAACTTGCATCCGAATTCgg AGACGAGCCCGCCCTCGCCAGCCGATCAGGACAAGAACTCCAACTGCACGGCGTTACGTCACGGTTGTGACGTCACGACCCCGCTGCTCTACCCGCACCCGCACATGGGCCGCAACGCGTGCATCGAACGCAACACGCACACGAGCACGCAGCAATACGTGACGCTCATACACAAGAGCCTGAAGGACATATCCGACCCGAGCGACGCCATCCGACTCGAGAACATAGACGACAATTGCTTGTCTGTGGCCAGGGGCTCGCCCAGGGTTGCCGTACCGGAAAATTCGGGGCCGAACGTGACCAGGTCACACCAGCGCCCGCTAGATTACGTTCAGAACGACGTGAGCCACCACGACGTCGACCGGGGACCGAAGCAAACCAATTTACTGCAGGAGACAAGAACCGAGAAAACCGGATGGGGCATCAGGAAGTTCTTCGAGAAGTTCAACAAGAACAAAATGGATACGGAAGTGAAGCTCGCACCGGAAGGCCAGAGAACGAGGATATCCGTAGTTAACGACAAGAACAACTACAACAGACCCAGCAACTTGGTCCTGAGCCAAGACCCGAATCTTATATACGAAGCGCCCTGCCTCTCGCCGCCAAATCGAACCCTGTCCCCTAACATGATGGCGGACGCGACCTTCAAGGAGATACCCTCGCACAACGACAGTCATATTTACGCGGTCATCGTGCCGAAAGTCCAACCGGACGTAAGCGGTATCAAGAGCAAGAACGGTAGCAGTTCGGAGAGTTTGAAACAGTCCGTAGGCACATCCGCCTCATCCCAGAGCGTTTACAGGAACAACTCTGAATCCGGGGATTGGACGCTCAAGAATCGACTGAGCCGCGACAACAAGCCCGGCTCTAACAGCTCATCCAGGGCCAGTATCAATTTGGAGTTGCAGTTCATAGAGGGTGCGAACCCTGCGGCCAGTCCCTTCGAGTTGAACTCGGATTGTTCTGGAAGTGAAGACGAGCAGCTGCTGCTTTTGTCCGAGAACGGGGGCTCGAGGATCACGATGCAGACGGTCAGCAAAGACCCCAAGTACCAG AACGACGTGCTGAAGGAGAGCCAAAAGAAAACGGTGACCTTCAACAAGAACCACAACCGCTACTCGAACTTCGACAACGAGGTCAGCGACCCCAACGATAAAGAGAATGTAGCGAATGGCTACAGCGGAGACAACCCCGCCTACCTGCCCGCCCCCCCCAACGCCGCCGCCCCCGCGCCCCGCAAGCCCACCGTGCGCCGCCAGCGCTCGCTCGAGCAG GTAAGCGACATCTTCAGCACGGTGAGCGACGTTAAACTAGTGAAGCCGGCGGGCCGGGTCAAGACCCCCGGCGACCTTCCCGTGGCCCTGCGCAAGGCCAGGCGCGACCGAGCCCTTCAGAAGGGCCGGGAGAGCGCCAACAGACTGAGCCTGTACGACGACAGCGTCATGCTGGGGAACACCCTGTAG